The Oryza brachyantha chromosome 7, ObraRS2, whole genome shotgun sequence genomic interval TTCATTGGCAAGGGCTccacttttttttatgaatgtgCTACACTTTTCTACCTTAGCTAGCACTTGTACCAGCTTGGTCTTACGTGTTTTCTTTTCCCATAGTAAGTTGTAGCAAATACCTTAACCTTGATACTCTTCTCATATATTTTGGCTTGCTAGCAAAGGGTGCCTTGgctaaattattattttacaaGCCCATCCCTTTCTCCTATGTTGCATCCGTTGTTAGGATGAACACATTGACTCTAAGGTTTATTTGATTATACTTTGAGGGCAACATGTAGAGTTGACCTTATTCTAACAAGATGAGATGCATATTTCCAGTCACACTCAAATTCTGACTAGTGACCATCCATTTTCTCGAGTTACACGTTTGCTGAACAGATGTTTGAGCACTCATAAGCTTAACCATGCATTTGTCCAGCCAGACATGACCAAGTGTTTACCTTTCTGCAGAAAAGGAAAACTTGTGCCTTTATGGGTTTCCCAATGAGCATTGGGAAGTAAATTTGCCTGCAGAAGAGGTGCCACCCGAGCTTCCAGAGCCAGCATTGGGCATTAACTTTGCACGGGATGGAATGCAGGAAAAAGATTGGTTGTCCATGGTTGCAGTGCACAGTGACGCATGGTTACTTTCTGTTGCATTTTACTTCGGTGCTCGGTTTGGATTTGATAAAAACGACAGGTTTACTTCCTATTCCATCCTTCTGGGATCTATACTTCTGTTGTTACCTAGTTATGGCGCTTCATTTGCTTTTGATTTGTTTAGATCCTACTCTGCATATTGCTTTTACAACACATGCAGTATTTAAGCCAGAACAGATTGACTCAGCTTTAGGATCATAGCATTAGAGCAATTTCAATAGTACAGCTAACTACTCTCCAATTCATCtgtagtcaatctaatagtcaattcatacaataagtatccacaaaacatatactgtcatgccccacctgtcatacacacccTGTAGAGTCCGTGCTATAAATTAAAGCtcactactcttctctctccaatctTATCTCATCTTATCTCctttaaatatgtttatagctggcttataatttgctattgtacctgctcttaagGGAGGAAAGTGAATATTCTTGTAGTAGGTGGTGCTtaaataaaatccaaaatgGATAGGTGTCCATTTTCTGCGAATCATTTGGCTCATAAAAAGAGTGGGTCGGCATAAGTTTAGagtaaaaaagttatatattacAGACAGAGGAATCTTACTAACATTTTAACATGCTACAGTGGTACTTGCGAAAGTATGGAACTATGGATTGCTTAATTCCAATTCTTTAACTTGGTTGTGTTTCACAAGATCTAGGGTTAACTGTAAGAGCTAGCTGTTCTGCTTGGTCCGTATCCACGTTAAAGTTCAATAAACGTTTCTAGTATGTAATCTTCAGATTTGGAACTGTGCACATGATTAAGTGGTTTATGTTTATCGCTTGCGTTCATGACATAATGAGAAATAATGTTCTTGAATATTTTCTGCTTTTGACCTGCTTGTTTCTGACACTCTCGCAGGAAGCGCCTGTTTAGTATGATTAATGATCTTCCCACCATTTTTGACGTTGTTAGTGGGAAGAGTAAATCCAAGCCACCAGGTGCTAATAACCACAGCAATAGTAAATCCAAATCCAACAATAAAACGGTATGGCTAATTCTCCTTAAGACATCATCTCTTAGCTTAGCTTGTATAAACAATCTCCCACAGTACACACTTTTTTCATAAAGCTCAGCAGTTTGTCATTTCCTTCAGTCCCAATCGTTCGTTGTTTTTCCCTAACCAAATCGATCCTTCTCACATATGTTTAATCTTGTTTTAACCTGCATAAACTGCACTGCATTTTCGCTTAACCCCTTGTGCCATTCGTTCTGGAAGCAGAAGTCATCTGAGGCTCGGGCGAAGCAGCCAAAGCCCCCGCCTCAGGCGAAGAACGAAGACCTccgcgacgaggacggcggtCCGGACGACGAAgaaggcgccggcggcggcggcggcagggaggaAGAGCACGGCGAGACGCTGTGCGGCGCGTGCGGGGAGAGCTACGGCGCCGACGAGTTCTGGATCTGCTGCGACATCTGCGAGAAGTGGTTCCACGGCAAGTGCGTCAAGATCACCCCGGCCAAGGCGGAGCACATCAAGCAGTACAAGTGCCCCTCCTGCAGCGGCagcaacggcggcgccggcgccggcagcggcaaCGGCAAGCGCGCGCGCCCGTCCTAAGGCCGCGTGGTTGGTTGGTGTAGGGCAGCGGCTATTCTTATTTGCAGTGGATGTTACTGCTACTTAAATGAGGAttgttttaacttttgtaATCGCCTGTGGGTGCTGTTGTTAAGGGCGTTTTTAACTTGTTAGGCATGCAGTTTTGCTGCCCTTAGCGGGGGGCTAGTCTGCTTATCTGGTGTACTTCTAACTCGATTAATGTTGTTGTTTAAGTAGTAGATGCTTGTATTTAGCTGGGCAACCGGAAAGAGATATCTGGACAATTTGGCCTTCGTAGTATTTATCGCTCATTGCGTCCCGGGAGTACGCTCTGTTCATTTTAAGGGCTACAGCGAAATGCATTTTGTTAGAGAACAAAGAATGAACGATCTGACGTTTTCACATTTTTTGGAAGTTGTATCACTAAGAATTTTCCAATAATGTTACCATAAATAACATTTGTTTAGATCACTTAACTTCCTGTTATCATTCTCTTAACTTCCATATTATAATTACCACAAAAAAGGCGGCCAACGTCTGCAAATAGTTACAAATTGGTAATCATTATTGTCACAAGGATGATGAGCAGAGACGGGATACTATAACAGCAGAAAAAACCTCCTTACAAATTTCAGTCATCTTTATATTCGTTATTCAAAATGAAATAAGATACTCCGTGTCAATCTCTCATCTGTTATTCATTGGAAATGAGCAAGAATCATTAAGCCTCCGACGAAAACATAAACGATGGCTACATAACTCAAAAACTTTGGAACACGAAAGTTCAAAGCGGTGGAAACAGAACAAAACAGAAATACGAGTACAGCTAGGGCGGAAGGCAAACAGGACTTGGAACAGTCGGATAGCTTACAGTCCAGgttcaaaatttttaggttaTATACGGAGGATGAATTTTGCATACCACGGTAAACGTTGAGAGCAATAGAATTTCCATCCACCGTGATAATTTTAGCAGGACCGCTCGGTAGCAAAGCACATATCGAAGCAAGCTGCCGATACAAAAATCCTGCTGTTtagaagaaataaaaaggaGACGCAACAAGGGAGCAAAAACGCAACAATGTTGACAACATGTGGGAAAAATGATTGAGGAAACCATGTATAAATTGGCCGAACTCAACTGCCCATTTTTCAGTAAACTGTTTTAGCAGGCAAGTGTAGGCAGCATGTACAATGAAATTGCAAATGCAGCTCCATTTACACTACCTGCGTACAACATGAGTCCTTGGCAACCAAAGTTTATAAAACAATCATGGTAAGTGCGCAtaaaaactatgatgaaaactATTTCGTATTCAATGGCAGGAAAATGATTGTTGGAGAAAACATGAATATGATTAACCCAACTGCCCACTTTCCTCTGATCGATATAGCAGGAAACACTTTCGGCAGAAATGCACAGAGTAATGCATTAGGCCGATACACACTATCCTGCAGGGTATCTAGACAAAAGAGAAACATGATTTGTGTAATGCTATCTATAAACTATCACTGCATAAAAGCTACAGAAACAAAATGATGAATAAATAAGAATGAAATTTTAAGACCATGATAATAGACATAATGGCATGATATGAAAACATGTAAAAGGATAAATGGGAGGAAAATGATTGTTGAAGAAAGCACAAAAGCTTAACCCAACTGCCCACTTTCCCCAGATCAGTATAGCAGGAAACACTTTCGGCACAAGACGCACAAAAAAGCGTTAAGCCGATACACACTATCCTGCATGTCAAAGAATACATACTAGCTACCATGATAACTATACTGATCATACACCAAAAAAAGTAAGAAATATATCAAGCATACTTTGGTTTCAATCAGGAAGAGGACAGTGAAACATGCACCATAGATGTCACTTACACCACAAAGAACATAATAAAGATGAAGCTTGTATTAGTTGCTGATGTTTGCAACTTAAAATCTAGAACTCTTTACCAAGATTGTTAATAACGAACATTACATAAcggcaaaaaaaacatgaagcaCATGCATCAGATCACCTAAACTTGTTCTCATTAAGCAACTGGGATCTCAGCTGGAAGTGGCTTCGAATACTCATCCTCATCCTTAGGGGCATGGATGGTAACAAGATCAGGTAGAGGTGTAGTTGGTCCTTGCTTGCCCTTTGGATCCCAGTCAAGCATAATCTTGACCTTAATACCCAGCACACCCTGAAAACAACAAGCAGAACGTCAGAACAGAAAACGACAAGCTAATCACAAGGAGACAGCACCATTTATCTAAGTAAATGGATTACATGTGATGTAAGGACAAACCTGTCTTAGAAGAACATGCCTAACAGCTGAGTCAATATACAAGTTAACAGGATGACCAGAAGAAATCATGTATCCATCCTTGAACTTCATGGATTTGGCACGCTGGGCTCTAAGCTTCCCACTCACAATAACCTGCAAAATAAAGTGTAGTTTATCAATATCTAAAAAGAATTAGaatcaaaccaaacatatcaTGCCTTTTTAGTTCACAGGAGATAGTACCTCACAGCCTTTAGCACCACTCTCCATAACAAACCTGAGCACACCATAGCATGCCCTGGCAAAAGTACTGAATCAGATAACagtcaaaatatataaacctGGAGAGAAAATAGTATGCAGCACTAACTAATTCACATTTGAAGAAAAGGAGGCTAAAACTAAACAAATGTGGCCAACAGGATCATGCATTAGAAGCCAATTTAGCAACGCTTCGCAGCAGAGACAACCCTAGTTGGCTCAAGTAATCTAGTCATCTTCCGACACAAAGTTGGTACATAGTGACCTATTTGCTTTATAGATGACATAGAACAGATGCAAACACAATATTTACTAATAGAGAAACGCATCCATAATAAATGATACAGTATTATTATCCATCTAAAGCATTGAGCTGTGGAAGAGAAGCAAACTCAACCACAAACTATGAAATGCAATAGAGAGTTGTATTTCATCTCAGTCATCATCGAACACAGGCCTGGCACGAGAAGGCAGACGAGCCTGCTGTGAGAGATGACATGATGGTGATATCCAAGGAATGCTAGATTCGGTTTATGTAGGATGGAGAACAACCTTCTAACGGCGAGGCCACCGAGGAGCTTGTAGCGGAGCGACTCGGCCTGGGCGATGGCGCAGAGGCCGCGGTTGTTCACCTTCTCGGCGTAGAGCTCCACGCCGTTCTCCGGGAAGCTGAAGCGCTTCTGCACCACGGACGTCAGCTCGCggatcctcctccccttctcgCCTGAAACGCGACAAGCGCAACCAGACTCAGATCGGGAATCTCAGGAACAGCCGGGAGGGAGCACACGGGAAACGCACGCGCACGTACCGAGGACGTTCTGGGTGCGGGTGGCGCGGATGATGATCTCGGTGCGCATGGGGGTGACGCGGACCTCGACGCCGGAGTAGCCGTCCTCCGCGAGCTCCCGGGTCAGCATCTCGTTCAGCTCCGCGAAGAACACCCCATCCGCCACGAACTGCGAGCAAACGGCATGTCAAATCAGCAGGTTACGCGATCCAGAGTGTTCATAGGTTCCGAGCCGAGGCGAGACTTACCTTGCGCTTCTTACTGATCTGCGCGTGAGTCGCCATTGGAGAGgagggtggtggcggcggcggcggcggattgAAACCCTAGATTTGACTCGCGCTGTAGGGCGGGGAGCGAGTGGGAATATATAGATGAGCGCCGGATCGGACGGCAAGGGTTCGTCGAAAGTTTTTCATCTCGGTCCCTGGTTTCTTCTCATTTTGTCGATAAATGGACTTGAGGTTACAACAAGGTACCAAGTATCAACACCCTATTCTTTTCTCACCggattttccatttttttactatattgTAGTATCTAACTttacaataattatttaagGTATATAAACGACTAGATTAACTATTATAGAgataaaactttaatatagaaatatgagatgcagaacgttcatattttttttgcacataATGCGAGCTTGCAGAAATCCAATTATAGAGCTAGggctgtgtttttttattggtttatttctagattatttcttGATTCTTGAGCACATACTTACCAAACCGAAAAACgatttgtttttgcaaaatgtttATGAAccttatattaattaattctatcatttataccattaaataactattaaaatttagataaccTCTCCACTCATCTAAACAATAAACCAACTTATGTGTTAGAAAAAGCTTAATCATGGTCAGGATTTGCAAAGTCGATGGAAATTGCTTGGTTTTGTGAATACCGGAGGTTCCAATCTGGCTTGAGACCAGAGGTCGCTCGGTAAATTGGTAAGTTAGAAAAacttactacctccgttacAAACctcgtctaaatttatttattgacgaacgtatataatttatatatgtatctagattcattaacatttaACAtcctaaaaagtcttatattacgaaacgaagggagtatttgTTTACAACCTTTGACCAATCTTTACAAGCAGTCAATGGTTGTCAAGCGTTTTTGCAAAAACCTAaagatgtgtttggttctagGGATACGATGGGTAGGATAAAGCCAACCCATCTCTAGCCCTGTTTGGTCTCTGGCCCTGTTTACTTGGTAGATGGGTGGGATGGAttggaccaaaaaaaaatatttctctcaGATCCCCAGGATGACCACGATGCACAGAGGAatgtccattttatttattaaatttatttgaaatatattacttgtatagATACACATCTAACTACTCTATATTATTCATACATTAATcctatattaatatttaatattttattttagatatgaGAAGTAACTTCTATCCTATCCTCTcctttcaaccaaacaaaaaacaggtccaacccattccatcccatctcatcccttaAAAAACAGGATCCAACATATTAATCcaatcaaatagaaaatagaacCAACCCATGATGAACCAAACGCATCTCActagtttgattatttgtgcACACTGATGCTCGTGTATAGGGCGCAACACACTTAAAAATGTGTCatctttctaaattatttataaatatattttctaacaaaGCGAGTAGTCAAAGTTTAAACCATTAGTATGAAGTGACGAGAAGGGTTCCTGTGTTAACCGTGAAAAACTTGTAACTACATACTAGTGGAAATCGAAGGCTAAAGACTTATCAGACTTACAAATTACAACCAACCCGTTGTTTGCTCATTAGGTACTTTCATGGAAGAACCATACGAAAAGTACTAAAATTCACAAACCACGAACTCAAAACGTCCAAGCCATGGAACCACAGCGACATAACAGTGTATAAAGCAGACTCTGTACAAAGGTGCACAAGCTCGCTTATAAACCAGGTCAGGATACAAAATGCCGGCTGACATAAACATCTGGAATAACAACTAGGTTTGACATGGCACTACCAGATCAAGCACTGAAGCAAACTAGGTAAGCTGAAAGTTTACTGAGGCTTGGCAACAGGTTCAAGGGCTTCAATCATCACAACACTGTTTCCCCTAATAACCTGTAGAAGTTATTGCATTATATCATATACTTGAGTATATACTCGTATGCGATATCTTATAGACGGAATATGAACTCCAGTAAACAGTAATGCGAAGAAAGCTTTCGTTCCAAATATTTTACTTACCACCATCCCTATGTCATTCTTCTCGTTCCCATTAACCTCCACCGTGTTGTCCACGACCAAATTCATGAACTGATCAAATCCTCGAAGAGTGCCAATGACAACACGGTTTGCATTCAGCTTGACCGGCAGAATTGAGTGAATGGACCATTAAAGATGAGCAAGAAACATGGATTAAAACCATACTCAACACCATTCATGAGCATTATTTGCAAGTCAACAATCAAGCAGTAACTAGACAAAATTTGATGgaattacaatatttttttcatgtttggtACTTCTAAGCTCTAAACAATCAAAAAGTCCATGGCTCCACGCAGACCAAATTTGCCTGTCATTAACAAAATTAGCTTAGGCTAAATGACATATACATAGCCACAACTCAAATAACTATATTAGGTATTGGTACCGATAGCAACATGGTTCcacaataaatcaatatttagATCAAAGAGATAAACACGTAGCAACTGAAACTTTGAGGATCTGATTTGGTTTTTGGTGGGATGGGAGGTAGAGTTGTTTTCCTCCCTGAAAGAGTTAAAGAGTTAAAAGCAACTATTACACAATCAAGGCAGACTATCAGTGTAATTATGACACAATGCTTCACTTGGAAAAGAATCCATAGCTTTTCAAATAATGTCGTCATTTAGGGCAGATTAGCAATGTTGATTAAT includes:
- the LOC102704162 gene encoding PHD finger protein ALFIN-LIKE 9, with product MDGGAQYNPRTVEEVFRDFKGRRAGLVRALTTDVEDFFRQCDPEKENLCLYGFPNEHWEVNLPAEEVPPELPEPALGINFARDGMQEKDWLSMVAVHSDAWLLSVAFYFGARFGFDKNDRKRLFSMINDLPTIFDVVSGKSKSKPPGANNHSNSKSKSNNKTKSSEARAKQPKPPPQAKNEDLRDEDGGPDDEEGAGGGGGREEEHGETLCGACGESYGADEFWICCDICEKWFHGKCVKITPAKAEHIKQYKCPSCSGSNGGAGAGSGNGKRARPS
- the LOC102708910 gene encoding 40S ribosomal protein S3-1-like isoform X2, translated to MATHAQISKKRKFVADGVFFAELNEMLTRELAEDGYSGVEVRVTPMRTEIIIRATRTQNVLGEKGRRIRELTSVVQKRFSFPENGVELYAEKVNNRGLCAIAQAESLRYKLLGGLAVRRACYGVLRFVMESGAKGCEVIVSGKLRAQRAKSMKFKDGYMISSGHPVNLYIDSAVRHVLLRQGVLGIKVKIMLDWDPKGKQGPTTPLPDLVTIHAPKDEDEYSKPLPAEIPVA
- the LOC102708910 gene encoding 40S ribosomal protein S3-1-like isoform X1; translated protein: MATHAQISKKRKFVADGVFFAELNEMLTRELAEDGYSGVEVRVTPMRTEIIIRATRTQNVLGEKGRRIRELTSVVQKRFSFPENGVELYAEKVNNRGLCAIAQAESLRYKLLGGLAVRSTFARACYGVLRFVMESGAKGCEVIVSGKLRAQRAKSMKFKDGYMISSGHPVNLYIDSAVRHVLLRQGVLGIKVKIMLDWDPKGKQGPTTPLPDLVTIHAPKDEDEYSKPLPAEIPVA
- the LOC102709189 gene encoding U6 snRNA-associated Sm-like protein LSm7 codes for the protein LLTNYPEAEASEPVSGLFRVQGSPRRRRPSLSPIPKIWLRLSGEAPDFSSGSRHEPIGAASGSEEVHGQEAPKQIWSAWSHGLFDCLELRSTKHEKNILNANRVVIGTLRGFDQFMNLVVDNTVEVNGNEKNDIGMVVIRGNSVVMIEALEPVAKPQ